One segment of Desulfovibrio legallii DNA contains the following:
- a CDS encoding glycoside hydrolase family 57 protein — translation MPALCLCFEVHEPYQLRRYTVFDMGQNSLYEDDDRNCETLLRAARLCYLPANELMLRLIRRYKGAFRLAFSISGTALDLFEQYAPEVLDSFKALAATGCVEFLGETSAHSLAFLYSGKEFEHQVRAQAARLQELFGAKPVSFKHTECIYNNDLAAALPRLGFKTVLAEGADHVLGWRSPNYLYSPAGTPKMALLLRNASLSADMGRRFGDRAWSGWPLTADKFAAWCHGLAGSAQVITLCNDYHLLGLRFSKETGIFYFMETLPKALLADHGFTWSTPAEVSATQHPVGEVDAPQFLSWEDEGRDLTTWLGNDMQKDAIHALYSLAPRVRRYADPELAHDFERLQTADHFAHMSTKWFAHPLTDRPNPFGSPYDAYITYMNVLADFEMRLDAAARAKASRARSARAKAGHDKPAPGADAASAKGRRNGKPVTRP, via the coding sequence ATGCCAGCTCTCTGCCTGTGTTTTGAGGTTCACGAGCCTTATCAGCTGCGCCGCTACACCGTGTTCGACATGGGGCAGAACTCTTTGTACGAAGACGACGACCGCAACTGCGAAACCCTGCTGCGGGCAGCGCGCCTCTGCTATCTGCCCGCCAACGAGCTTATGCTCCGGCTCATCCGCCGCTACAAGGGCGCCTTCCGTCTGGCCTTTTCCATTTCCGGCACGGCCCTGGACCTTTTTGAGCAGTACGCGCCCGAAGTGCTGGACAGCTTCAAGGCCCTGGCCGCCACGGGCTGCGTGGAATTTTTGGGTGAAACCAGCGCCCATTCCCTGGCCTTCCTCTATTCTGGCAAGGAATTTGAGCATCAGGTCAGGGCCCAGGCCGCGCGCCTGCAAGAGCTGTTCGGCGCCAAACCCGTGAGCTTCAAGCATACGGAATGCATCTACAATAACGACTTGGCCGCAGCCTTGCCCCGTCTGGGCTTCAAAACCGTGCTGGCCGAAGGGGCGGATCATGTGCTGGGCTGGCGCAGCCCCAACTACCTTTATAGCCCGGCGGGCACGCCAAAAATGGCCCTGCTGCTGCGCAACGCGAGCCTTTCCGCCGATATGGGGCGACGCTTCGGCGACCGCGCCTGGAGCGGCTGGCCCCTCACGGCGGACAAGTTCGCCGCCTGGTGCCACGGGCTGGCAGGCTCGGCCCAGGTCATCACCCTCTGCAACGACTACCACCTGCTGGGCCTGCGTTTCAGCAAAGAAACGGGCATTTTTTACTTTATGGAAACCCTGCCCAAGGCCCTGCTGGCCGACCACGGCTTTACCTGGAGCACCCCGGCCGAAGTGAGCGCAACGCAACATCCCGTGGGCGAGGTGGATGCGCCCCAGTTTCTTTCCTGGGAGGACGAAGGGCGCGACCTCACCACCTGGCTGGGCAACGATATGCAAAAGGACGCCATCCACGCCCTCTACAGCCTGGCCCCCCGCGTGCGCCGCTACGCCGACCCGGAACTGGCCCACGATTTTGAACGTCTGCAGACTGCCGACCACTTCGCTCACATGTCCACCAAGTGGTTTGCCCACCCGCTGACGGACAGGCCCAATCCCTTCGGCAGTCCCTACGACGCCTATATCACTTACATGAATGTGCTGGCGGACTTTGAAATGCGCCTGGACGCCGCCGCCCGCGCCAAAGCGTCCCGCGCCCGGTCCGCCCGCGCCAAAGCCGGGCACGACAAACCCGCCCCCGGTGCGGACGCCGCCAGCGCCAAGGGACGGCGCAACGGCAAACCGGTCACCAGGCCCTGA
- the glgP gene encoding alpha-glucan family phosphorylase, which produces MNFDASQVTLFETSWEVCNKVGGIYSVVSSKALQAVEHFGEDYFLLGPALQQNPGFEETDEHIWDSLRMALATKDLKCRLGRWNIPGRPKVILVDFAKRYASNQLLYELWKNYGVDSLSGGWDYIEPVMFATACGEVVAAIHENHVSPMEGRSVALFHEWMCGAGLLMLKRLAPQVGTVFTTHATMLGRALAGTGRDIYSNMRTINPANEAASLNITAKWSMESASAREADAFTTVSPITGEESVVFLGRQPDVITTNGLDLRVIPDYSEQRDAPQEKRVRVLAAAERFLRCSLPEHTRIFVISGRYEMHNKGVDVFLEALARADKNLAGTEASVLALCLVMGGHTGVNPAAVSGDPQANDNGKPFLCTHFVWNAPQDPIINACRRLGLDNAPDRRVKVIFVPAMLDGSDGFLNLPYEQVLAACDTGFFPSWYEPWGYTPQESAAWSVPTLTTDLSGFGMWARDQLQESAERHPGVCIMPRRGMNFEQSVAVLHEYMLKAVTCPADERPQWRRQARRLAELSSWNHFFANYLEAFTLALKKAAVRTDHDAGHTALTRVLTASCSATPFLRPVMAVAEVPEELTRLRDLARNLWWCWHDKAKALFMALNPPLWEDCRNPLQMLEEATPERFKELCANQEYMDLYAEVIAAFDAYMAEPVRSPDPNITPERPIVYFSTEFGLNESIPIYSGGLGVLSGDHLKSASDLALPLVGVGLLFKNGYFTQVLDANGRQVAQYPVNNFARLPITLVQDAAGEPLYVHLELPGRILFAHVWKMQVGRVTLYLMDTDTRRNTDEDRHITDRLYEANREVRLLQEMVLGMGGMRLLRILNILPGVYHMNEGHSVFMALERLRDNMASGMAFAEALERVRSNTLFTTHTPVPAGNEAFSLELMQRYFNGMAASLGLSWPQFAQLGQIEGGDSSAFEMTVLALRLSGWANGVSRLHGVVSRHMWNNLWKSLPLAETPIGYVTNGVHTPSYVGSWMHELLLQHLGPNWLQAPPEDPVWDRVDQIPDDVYWAARMHQKEALLEALRSSIPHFAELFHLTTAQRKSMEHLLTPETLVIGFARRFAPYKRATLIFADLERLLRIMGKADRPVILVFSGKAHPADEAGINLIQEVLHVCRDERFLGRVFFMENYSLAVSRLLSQGCDVWLNTPRRPHEASGTSGMKLPVNGGVNLSISDGWWCEGYNRQNGWTIGPVVTTELPSSEQNDYADAEALYTLLENDVLPLYFERDATGLPARWIGLSKRSLKSLTPMYSTNRMLNDYLRQYYLRAARRRNMLAENDWAACRALAAWKADLATRFGTVKVEEIIVSGLENNTMLCGEPVSVRLHMHLGSMKPEEILVQLVIGQALPNGNFVSKPEVLRLEQRHADHGEDGMNYAASYIPAHSGHYRYGIRILPVHPALANPLETGLILWA; this is translated from the coding sequence ATGAATTTCGACGCGTCCCAGGTCACCCTGTTTGAAACCAGTTGGGAAGTCTGCAACAAGGTGGGCGGCATCTATTCCGTAGTCAGCAGCAAGGCCCTGCAGGCCGTGGAGCACTTTGGCGAGGACTACTTTCTCCTGGGCCCCGCCCTGCAGCAGAACCCCGGCTTTGAAGAAACGGACGAGCATATCTGGGATTCCCTGCGCATGGCCCTGGCCACCAAAGACCTCAAATGCCGCCTGGGCCGCTGGAACATCCCCGGCCGCCCCAAGGTTATTCTGGTGGATTTTGCCAAGCGCTACGCCAGCAACCAGCTGCTCTACGAACTGTGGAAAAACTACGGCGTAGACTCCCTTTCCGGCGGCTGGGACTATATCGAACCCGTTATGTTCGCCACGGCCTGCGGCGAGGTGGTGGCCGCCATCCACGAAAACCACGTCAGCCCTATGGAAGGCCGCTCCGTGGCCCTGTTCCACGAATGGATGTGCGGCGCGGGCCTGCTCATGCTCAAGCGCCTGGCCCCGCAGGTAGGCACGGTCTTCACCACGCACGCCACCATGCTGGGCCGCGCCCTGGCCGGCACCGGCCGCGACATCTACAGCAACATGCGCACCATCAATCCCGCCAATGAGGCCGCCAGCCTGAACATCACGGCCAAGTGGTCCATGGAGAGCGCCAGCGCCCGCGAGGCCGACGCCTTCACCACAGTAAGCCCCATCACCGGCGAGGAATCCGTGGTCTTTCTGGGCCGCCAGCCCGACGTCATCACCACTAACGGCCTGGATTTGCGCGTCATTCCCGACTACTCCGAACAGCGCGACGCCCCGCAGGAAAAACGCGTCCGCGTACTGGCCGCCGCAGAACGATTTCTGCGCTGCAGCCTGCCGGAACACACCCGCATCTTCGTCATCTCCGGCCGCTACGAAATGCACAACAAGGGCGTAGACGTCTTTCTGGAAGCCCTGGCCCGCGCCGACAAAAACCTGGCCGGCACGGAGGCCTCCGTACTGGCCCTCTGCCTGGTCATGGGCGGGCACACGGGCGTGAACCCCGCCGCCGTTTCGGGCGACCCCCAGGCCAACGACAACGGCAAGCCTTTCCTCTGCACCCACTTTGTCTGGAACGCCCCGCAAGACCCCATCATCAATGCCTGCCGCCGCCTGGGCCTGGACAACGCCCCGGACCGGCGCGTCAAGGTCATCTTTGTGCCCGCCATGCTGGACGGCAGCGACGGCTTCCTCAACCTGCCCTACGAGCAGGTGCTGGCCGCCTGCGACACGGGCTTCTTCCCCTCCTGGTACGAACCCTGGGGCTACACCCCGCAGGAAAGCGCGGCCTGGTCCGTGCCCACCCTGACCACGGACCTTTCCGGCTTCGGCATGTGGGCGCGTGACCAGCTGCAGGAATCGGCGGAGCGTCACCCCGGCGTCTGCATCATGCCCCGTCGCGGCATGAACTTTGAGCAGAGCGTGGCCGTGCTGCACGAATACATGCTCAAGGCCGTCACCTGCCCGGCCGACGAGCGGCCCCAGTGGCGCCGGCAAGCCCGCCGCCTGGCCGAACTGAGCTCCTGGAACCACTTTTTTGCCAACTACCTTGAGGCCTTTACCCTGGCCCTCAAAAAAGCCGCCGTGCGGACGGACCACGATGCCGGGCACACGGCCCTGACCCGCGTACTCACGGCCTCTTGCTCGGCTACGCCCTTCCTGCGGCCCGTCATGGCCGTGGCCGAAGTGCCGGAGGAACTGACCCGCCTGCGCGACCTGGCCCGCAACCTCTGGTGGTGCTGGCACGACAAGGCCAAGGCCCTGTTCATGGCCCTGAACCCGCCCCTGTGGGAAGATTGCCGCAACCCGCTGCAAATGCTTGAGGAGGCCACGCCGGAGCGCTTCAAGGAGCTCTGCGCCAACCAGGAATATATGGACCTTTATGCCGAAGTGATCGCCGCCTTTGACGCCTATATGGCCGAACCCGTACGCAGCCCCGACCCCAACATCACGCCGGAGCGCCCCATTGTCTATTTTTCCACGGAATTCGGCCTCAACGAATCCATCCCCATCTATTCCGGTGGTCTGGGCGTACTTTCCGGCGACCACCTCAAGTCCGCCTCCGATCTGGCCCTGCCCCTGGTGGGCGTAGGCCTGCTGTTCAAAAACGGCTACTTCACCCAGGTGCTGGACGCCAACGGCCGTCAGGTGGCCCAGTACCCCGTCAACAACTTTGCCCGCCTGCCCATCACCCTGGTGCAGGACGCGGCGGGCGAACCCCTCTACGTCCATCTGGAACTGCCGGGGCGCATCCTCTTTGCCCACGTCTGGAAAATGCAGGTGGGCCGCGTGACCCTCTACCTCATGGATACGGACACCCGCCGCAATACCGACGAAGACCGCCATATTACCGACCGGCTCTACGAGGCCAACCGCGAGGTGCGCCTCCTGCAGGAAATGGTCCTGGGCATGGGCGGCATGCGTCTCTTGCGCATCCTGAACATCCTGCCCGGCGTGTACCACATGAACGAAGGGCACTCCGTCTTCATGGCTCTGGAGCGCCTCAGAGACAACATGGCGTCAGGCATGGCCTTTGCCGAGGCCCTGGAGCGCGTGCGATCCAACACCCTCTTCACCACCCACACCCCCGTGCCCGCAGGCAACGAAGCCTTCTCTCTGGAGCTCATGCAGCGCTACTTCAACGGCATGGCCGCCAGCTTGGGGCTCTCCTGGCCGCAGTTCGCGCAGCTGGGGCAGATAGAGGGCGGGGACAGCAGCGCCTTTGAAATGACCGTCCTGGCCCTGCGCCTCTCCGGCTGGGCCAACGGCGTGAGCCGCCTGCACGGCGTGGTTTCCCGCCACATGTGGAACAATCTCTGGAAAAGCCTGCCCCTGGCCGAAACCCCCATCGGCTACGTGACCAACGGCGTGCACACGCCCTCTTACGTGGGCAGCTGGATGCACGAGCTGCTGTTGCAGCACCTGGGCCCCAACTGGCTGCAGGCCCCGCCCGAAGACCCGGTCTGGGACCGCGTGGACCAGATACCCGACGACGTTTACTGGGCCGCGCGCATGCACCAGAAGGAAGCCCTGCTGGAAGCCCTGCGCAGCAGCATCCCCCACTTTGCTGAGCTCTTCCACCTCACCACGGCCCAGCGCAAAAGCATGGAGCACCTGCTTACCCCCGAAACCCTGGTTATCGGCTTTGCCCGGCGTTTTGCCCCCTACAAACGCGCCACACTCATCTTTGCAGACCTGGAACGTCTGCTCCGCATCATGGGCAAGGCCGACCGCCCCGTCATTCTGGTCTTTTCCGGCAAGGCCCACCCTGCGGACGAGGCCGGCATCAACCTCATTCAGGAGGTGCTGCACGTCTGCCGCGACGAACGCTTCCTGGGCCGCGTCTTCTTTATGGAAAATTACAGTCTGGCCGTTTCCCGCCTGCTCTCCCAAGGCTGCGACGTCTGGCTCAATACTCCCCGACGCCCCCACGAGGCTTCGGGCACCAGCGGCATGAAACTGCCCGTCAACGGCGGCGTGAACCTGAGCATATCCGACGGCTGGTGGTGCGAAGGCTACAACCGCCAGAACGGCTGGACCATCGGCCCCGTGGTCACCACAGAACTGCCCAGCAGCGAACAAAACGACTACGCCGACGCCGAAGCCCTCTACACCCTGCTGGAAAACGACGTCCTGCCCCTCTACTTCGAGCGTGACGCCACCGGTCTGCCCGCCCGCTGGATCGGCCTCTCCAAGCGTTCCCTCAAAAGCCTCACCCCCATGTACAGCACCAACCGCATGCTCAACGACTACCTGCGCCAGTACTACCTGCGCGCCGCCCGCCGCCGCAACATGCTGGCCGAAAACGACTGGGCCGCCTGCCGCGCCCTGGCCGCCTGGAAGGCCGACCTGGCCACCCGCTTCGGCACCGTCAAGGTGGAGGAAATCATCGTCAGCGGCCTGGAAAATAATACTATGCTCTGCGGCGAACCCGTCAGCGTGCGCCTGCACATGCACTTGGGCAGCATGAAACCCGAAGAAATTCTGGTCCAGCTGGTCATCGGCCAGGCCCTGCCCAACGGCAACTTTGTCAGCAAACCCGAAGTGCTGCGCCTGGAACAGCGCCACGCCGACCACGGCGAAGACGGCATGAACTACGCCGCCAGCTACATACCCGCCCACAGCGGGCACTACCGCTACGGCATCCGCATTCTGCCCGTGCATCCGGCCCTGGCCAACCCCCTGGAAACCGGCCTGATCCTCTGGGCGTAA
- a CDS encoding FCD domain-containing protein, whose amino-acid sequence MVSTNSKSGRAPAVRGRRRSIQRPRVHTEVLSCLLEDIQSGVYAVGQNLPSERELMDEFGVGRPAVREALAALARMGLIEVSPGLRARVCRLTLQPLLREMRATLDIYSNSAEGWRQLHDVRLFFEAAVVRHMARTVTDQQLAVLQEMLQNQRRLLDASEIRAFAEADIDFHRYLVECVGNSFLGLLADGFAGWLITPLYASMQVRRQSERSYRAHLAVFEALQKRDSDLAEAALRVHLEEMRDIYQVDVMAAPEKPAAPGDGEA is encoded by the coding sequence ATGGTCAGCACCAACAGCAAGAGCGGCCGCGCTCCGGCCGTACGCGGCCGCAGACGCAGCATCCAGCGACCGCGCGTGCATACGGAAGTTTTGTCCTGCCTTTTGGAGGACATTCAGTCCGGAGTTTATGCCGTGGGGCAGAATCTGCCTTCGGAACGGGAACTCATGGATGAATTCGGCGTGGGGCGGCCCGCCGTGCGCGAGGCCCTGGCGGCCTTGGCGCGCATGGGGCTCATTGAGGTGTCGCCAGGCCTGCGGGCGCGGGTCTGCCGGCTTACCCTGCAGCCGCTGCTGCGTGAAATGCGTGCCACTTTGGATATCTATTCCAATTCCGCCGAGGGTTGGCGGCAACTGCACGACGTGCGCTTGTTTTTTGAGGCGGCGGTGGTGCGGCACATGGCCCGCACGGTGACGGATCAGCAGCTGGCCGTGCTGCAGGAGATGCTGCAGAACCAGCGCCGCCTGCTGGACGCCTCTGAAATCCGGGCCTTTGCCGAGGCGGACATTGATTTTCACCGTTATCTGGTGGAGTGTGTGGGCAACAGTTTTCTGGGCTTGCTGGCCGATGGCTTTGCTGGCTGGCTCATCACGCCGCTTTATGCCTCCATGCAGGTGCGGCGGCAGAGCGAGCGCTCCTATCGGGCGCATCTGGCCGTATTTGAGGCTTTGCAGAAGCGCGATTCCGACTTGGCCGAGGCGGCCTTGCGCGTCCATCTGGAGGAAATGCGCGATATTTATCAGGTGGACGTTATGGCCGCGCCTGAAAAGCCGGCAGCCCCCGGCGACGGAGAGGCATAG
- a CDS encoding sigma-54-dependent transcriptional regulator, with protein sequence MSEKAHILVIDDEKNYLLVLQTLLEDEGYTVTAISDPETALAFLEESEVDAVVTDMKMPRVSGRQVLERVKKNWPYIPVLIMTAFGSIESAVEVMKYGAFDYITKPFSNDELLLSIHNAVELSRAHRQYRLLQEVMEDRYGVHKIVGRSKAIRDVLLMVERAAPSRSTVLITGESGTGKELVARAIHYTSPRKDKPFISVNCMALNPGVLESELFGHEKGSFTGAVALRRGRFEQADGGTLFLDEIAELTPDLQVKLLRVLQERRFERVGGGEEIEVDIRVVAATNKDLASLVEKGSFRDDLYYRLNVVQIPLPPLRERREDIPLLVAHFVEKVCSENNMTAKTFSTEALNYMTGYEWPGNIRQLENVVESCLVLVPGNVIPVDSLPAEIRDEESQFKSAVDLLPVQLDLADTLEKIEAALIRRALVRADLVQVKAAEFLGISKSLLQYKLKKYGITGH encoded by the coding sequence ATGAGTGAAAAAGCGCATATTCTGGTTATCGACGACGAAAAAAATTATCTGCTGGTGCTTCAGACCCTGCTGGAGGACGAAGGCTATACGGTGACCGCCATCAGCGACCCGGAAACAGCTCTGGCTTTTCTGGAAGAAAGCGAAGTGGATGCCGTGGTCACGGATATGAAGATGCCCAGGGTTTCGGGGCGGCAGGTGCTGGAAAGGGTCAAGAAAAACTGGCCTTACATTCCGGTGCTGATCATGACGGCCTTCGGTTCTATTGAGAGCGCCGTGGAAGTCATGAAGTACGGTGCTTTTGACTACATCACCAAGCCCTTCTCCAATGACGAACTGCTGCTTTCCATCCACAATGCCGTGGAGCTTTCGCGCGCCCACCGCCAGTACCGTCTGCTGCAGGAGGTCATGGAGGACCGCTATGGTGTGCACAAGATTGTGGGCCGCAGCAAGGCCATCCGCGACGTGCTGCTCATGGTGGAGCGCGCCGCGCCCAGCCGCTCCACGGTGCTGATTACCGGAGAGTCGGGCACGGGCAAGGAGCTGGTGGCCCGCGCCATCCACTATACCAGCCCGCGCAAGGACAAGCCTTTTATATCGGTCAACTGCATGGCCCTGAACCCCGGCGTGCTGGAAAGCGAGCTCTTCGGGCACGAAAAAGGCTCTTTTACCGGGGCGGTGGCCCTACGCCGGGGCCGTTTTGAGCAGGCCGACGGCGGTACGCTTTTTTTAGATGAAATAGCCGAACTGACCCCGGACCTGCAGGTCAAGCTGCTGCGCGTGCTGCAGGAACGGCGCTTCGAGCGTGTGGGCGGCGGTGAGGAAATTGAGGTGGACATCCGCGTGGTGGCCGCCACCAACAAAGATCTGGCCTCCCTGGTAGAGAAGGGCTCCTTTCGCGACGACCTCTACTACCGGCTCAATGTAGTGCAGATACCTCTGCCGCCCCTGCGGGAACGGCGGGAGGACATCCCCCTGCTGGTGGCCCATTTTGTGGAAAAGGTCTGCAGCGAAAACAATATGACGGCCAAAACCTTCAGCACCGAGGCCCTCAATTATATGACCGGCTATGAGTGGCCCGGCAATATCCGCCAGCTGGAAAACGTGGTGGAAAGTTGTCTGGTGCTGGTGCCCGGCAATGTCATCCCGGTGGACAGCCTGCCCGCGGAAATCCGTGACGAGGAATCCCAGTTCAAAAGCGCCGTAGACCTTTTGCCCGTGCAGCTGGATCTGGCCGACACTCTGGAAAAAATCGAAGCGGCGCTCATCCGCCGGGCCCTGGTGCGGGCGGATCTGGTGCAGGTCAAGGCAGCAGAATTTTTGGGCATTTCTAAAAGTCTGCTGCAGTATAAGCTGAAAAAATACGGCATTACAGGCCATTAA
- a CDS encoding sensor histidine kinase: MFRFKKTKAPEAARQGGDGAPQVDAESALPGYARTLSWLSLAVILLTSLGLSFFISNSARETLLTRQQEFARLLGQNLNSQIFRRFALPTIFAYGRIALRQPEQYERLDQVVQSVIHGLPVERLRIYDFSRVVAYSTSKEDVGRAGLSPPYLDDILQGGAPRSEIISTIPAWQAPFRLPLSEGAFVLRVLYPLRGESLRPGEAAPVMGALELTQDITGDYEQVLTFQGIIVVMCLLSSVVMFALLLMLIHRSERVLAARMHKNRMLENEIHSNERLVSMGRVVASIAHEIRNPLGIIRSSAELLQRRTDKADAGTRRILGAIYDEAVRLSQTVNDFLDYARPRQPKQDLVDVGLVLDQVLAFLEGEMGRCGVSVQRQCAPGLFVHGDKDLLYRAFYNILVNGQQAMEGPGTVRIVSRAEPDGRVCLEFLDSGPGFDPAILPNLLDPFFTTKDGGTGLGLPIVQSIITSHGGSIALENGPEGGALVRVLLPRATPAHGKT; the protein is encoded by the coding sequence ATGTTCAGATTTAAAAAAACGAAAGCGCCGGAGGCGGCGCGACAGGGCGGGGACGGCGCACCCCAGGTCGATGCGGAAAGCGCCTTGCCGGGGTATGCCCGCACCCTGTCCTGGCTGTCGCTGGCTGTCATTTTGTTGACCAGCCTGGGGCTTTCGTTCTTTATTTCCAATTCCGCGCGGGAAACCCTGCTCACCCGCCAGCAGGAGTTCGCCCGGCTGTTGGGGCAGAATCTGAACAGTCAGATTTTTCGAAGGTTTGCCCTGCCCACTATCTTTGCCTACGGGCGCATTGCTCTGCGCCAGCCGGAGCAGTATGAACGCCTGGATCAGGTGGTGCAGTCCGTAATCCACGGTCTGCCGGTAGAGAGGCTGCGCATCTATGATTTTTCGCGGGTGGTGGCCTATTCCACCAGCAAGGAGGATGTGGGCCGGGCTGGGCTTTCGCCGCCCTATCTGGACGATATCCTGCAGGGGGGCGCGCCGCGCTCGGAGATCATTTCCACCATCCCGGCCTGGCAGGCCCCCTTCCGCCTGCCTTTGAGCGAAGGCGCCTTTGTGCTGCGGGTGCTCTATCCCCTGCGGGGCGAGAGCCTGCGCCCCGGTGAGGCGGCCCCGGTTATGGGCGCGCTGGAGCTGACCCAGGACATTACGGGCGACTATGAGCAGGTGCTGACCTTTCAGGGCATTATTGTGGTCATGTGCCTGCTTTCCTCTGTAGTTATGTTTGCGCTGCTGCTCATGCTCATCCACCGTTCCGAGCGGGTGCTGGCCGCGCGCATGCACAAAAACCGCATGCTGGAGAACGAAATCCACAGTAACGAGCGTCTGGTGAGTATGGGGCGGGTGGTGGCCAGCATTGCGCACGAAATCCGCAATCCGCTGGGCATTATCCGTTCCAGCGCGGAGCTTTTGCAGCGCCGCACGGACAAGGCCGATGCGGGCACGCGTCGCATTCTGGGGGCCATCTATGATGAGGCCGTGCGCCTTTCCCAGACCGTCAATGACTTTCTGGACTACGCCCGGCCCCGTCAGCCCAAGCAGGATCTGGTGGATGTGGGTCTGGTGCTGGACCAGGTGCTGGCCTTCCTGGAAGGGGAAATGGGCCGGTGTGGCGTGAGCGTGCAGCGCCAGTGCGCGCCGGGCCTGTTTGTGCACGGCGATAAGGATTTGCTGTATCGGGCATTTTACAATATCCTGGTCAACGGGCAGCAGGCCATGGAGGGCCCCGGCACGGTGCGCATCGTCAGCCGCGCGGAGCCGGACGGCCGCGTCTGCCTGGAATTTCTGGATTCCGGCCCAGGGTTCGACCCCGCCATTTTGCCCAATCTGCTGGACCCCTTCTTTACCACCAAGGATGGCGGCACCGGGCTGGGCCTGCCCATTGTGCAGTCCATTATCACCAGCCACGGCGGGTCAATCGCGCTGGAGAACGGTCCCGAAGGCGGTGCGCTGGTGCGCGTGCTGTTGCCGAGGGCCACACCCGCGCACGGGAAGACGTAA
- a CDS encoding glucose-6-phosphate isomerase: MSHLLEWSRAYTHRLNPVDAAPFAARAPELAQRLAEETAAGRLPFLNMPYRAALEKEMAPLLPRIKGYRHMLLLGIGGSALGARAMQQAFAPGQDGPGHPGPWLWIADNVCAERFEALLHSLRPEETVVVCVSKSGGTIETVSQYLLVRDWLKSALGAAWKDQMILVTDARKGYLRQEVQKYGLASLEVPDYLGGRYSALSAVGLLPAAFLGIDWQGLLDGAAAVAAPLLEKPADLAAHPSFALACWAKALEDAGYDQLIFFCYIPQWAAYGDWFAQLWAESLGKDGQGSQPVPATGVTDQHSINQMFLSGPRNKACLFLTCQDQAQGRSFGMDVPEQWAWLRAKPFGSLLEAEGLGTRMALCQSGVPLVHVDMHDASPRAAGSLMLLLEAATLLTGWLMGVNPLDQPAVELGKRLANARLGAPGYPEEEADLAACLAAPRQEQPF; this comes from the coding sequence ATGTCCCATCTGCTCGAATGGTCCAGAGCTTACACCCACCGGCTTAACCCCGTGGACGCCGCGCCTTTTGCGGCCCGTGCGCCGGAGCTGGCCCAGCGTCTGGCCGAAGAAACGGCCGCCGGCCGACTGCCTTTTCTGAACATGCCCTACCGGGCAGCCCTGGAGAAGGAAATGGCCCCCCTTCTGCCGCGCATCAAGGGCTACCGCCACATGCTGCTGTTGGGCATAGGCGGGTCCGCCCTGGGCGCGCGCGCCATGCAGCAGGCCTTTGCCCCCGGTCAGGACGGCCCCGGCCATCCGGGCCCCTGGCTCTGGATAGCGGACAATGTCTGCGCCGAACGTTTTGAGGCCCTGCTGCACAGTTTGCGGCCTGAGGAAACCGTGGTGGTCTGCGTAAGCAAGTCCGGCGGCACCATTGAAACCGTGTCCCAGTACCTGCTGGTCCGCGACTGGCTCAAGAGTGCCCTGGGCGCAGCCTGGAAGGACCAGATGATCCTGGTCACGGACGCGCGCAAGGGCTATCTGCGGCAAGAGGTGCAGAAGTACGGGCTGGCTTCGCTGGAAGTGCCGGACTATCTGGGCGGGCGGTATTCCGCCCTTTCGGCTGTGGGGCTGTTGCCCGCCGCTTTCCTGGGCATCGACTGGCAGGGCCTGCTGGACGGCGCGGCTGCTGTGGCCGCTCCCCTGCTGGAAAAACCGGCCGACCTGGCGGCGCACCCTTCCTTTGCCCTGGCCTGCTGGGCCAAGGCCCTGGAGGACGCGGGCTACGATCAGCTGATCTTTTTTTGCTATATTCCCCAGTGGGCCGCCTATGGGGACTGGTTCGCACAGCTCTGGGCCGAAAGCCTGGGCAAGGATGGGCAGGGCAGTCAGCCGGTGCCGGCCACGGGCGTCACGGACCAGCATTCCATCAACCAGATGTTTCTGAGCGGTCCGCGCAACAAGGCTTGCCTGTTTCTGACCTGTCAGGACCAGGCCCAGGGGCGCTCCTTCGGCATGGACGTGCCGGAGCAATGGGCCTGGCTGCGCGCCAAGCCTTTCGGCAGCCTTCTGGAAGCCGAGGGGCTGGGCACGCGCATGGCCCTTTGTCAGAGCGGCGTGCCCCTGGTGCACGTGGACATGCACGACGCCAGCCCCCGCGCCGCCGGCTCGCTTATGCTGCTGCTGGAGGCCGCCACCCTGCTTACCGGCTGGCTCATGGGCGTAAACCCCCTGGACCAGCCCGCCGTGGAGCTGGGCAAGCGCCTGGCCAACGCCCGTCTTGGCGCGCCCGGCTATCCGGAAGAGGAAGCGGACCTTGCGGCCTGTTTGGCCGCTCCCCGGCAGGAACAGCCTTTTTGA